GCGCATGTCGGCGATTGCCGGGCGTATCGTTGGCTCGCCGGCCAATTGCAGCGCATTACCGAGGATCACGTGTGGGAGCAACCGGGCATGCAGCATGTGCTCAAGCGCGCCCTTGGCCTGGATCAACACCTGGTGGTGGATTTTCTCGACGGTCAGTTGCGTGAAGGCGAATGTTTCCTGCTGCTCAGTGATGGTGTGTGGGCCACCCTGGGCGATCAGAGTATCCAGGCAATTCTGCGCGAACAGACGGACATGCAATTGGCCGTCAACACCCTGGTGACTGCCGCGCACCTGGCCGGCAGCCAGGACAATGCCAGCGCGTTGCTCATCCGGATCGACACCCTCGGCGCCGCCACCCTCGGCGACGCGCTGGTGCAGTTGCGGCAATGGCCACTGCCACCGCCGTTGAAAGCCGGGCAGCATTTTGAAGGCTGGCAGGTGGAAAGCGTGTTGGCGCAAAGCCGGCAGTCACTGCTTTACCGGGTGCGCGATGCCCAGCAGCAACCCTGGCTGCTGAAAACCCTGCCGCTGAGCCGCGACGATGATCATGATGCCGGCCAGGCCTTGCTGTCGGAGGAATGGTTCCTGCGGCGGGTTGCGGGACGGGCGTTTCCTGAAGTGCATGCCGGCAACGGGCGCCAGCATTTGTACTACGTGATGCGTGAGTATTCCGGCCAAACCTTGGCCGAACTGTTCCAGCAGCAAGGCCCCTTGCCCTTGGCGCAATGGCAGTCGATTGCCGAGCGTTTGCTGCGCGCTGTGGGCATGCTGCATCGACGGCAGATCCTGCATCGCGATATCAAGCCAGAAAACCTGCTGCTCGGGGACGACGGCGAATTGCGGGTGCTGGATTTCGGCCTGGCGTATTGCCCAGGCCTGTCGGAAGACAGCGACCATGCGTTGCCGGGCACACCCAGCTTTATTGCACCTGAAGCCTTCAACGGCGAGCGTCCTACCACCCAACAGGATTTATACAGCGTTGGCGTAACCTTGTATTACCTGCTGACCGGACATTACCCCTACGGCGAAATCGAGGCTTTCCAACGGCCACGGTTCACTCAACCTGTCAGCGCCAGCCGCTACCGCCCGGACGTGCCGGATTGGCTGCCCCTCAGCCTGGAGCGGGCCGTGGCGGCCCAACCCGCCCATCGCTATGAGACCGCCGAAGAGTGGTTGCGCGTGCTGGAACAGGCTGACCGCCGGGAACTTAGCATCCGCCCCAAGCCATTACTGGAGCGTGAACCCTTGAAGGTCTGGCGCACCCTGGCGCTGCTCTCGCTGCTGATCAATCTGGTGCTGCTGTACTCACTCTTTCACCGCTGACGTCATCCCTGGACGAGGAACATCTTATGAATGCAAAAGTCTGGCTGGTAGGCGCGGGTCCGGGTGACCCGGAGCTGTTGACCCTCAAGGCGGTACGCGCCCTGCGTGAGGCCGATGTGGTGCTGATCGATGACTTGGTCAACCCGGCAGTGCTGGAACATTGCGTTGAAGCGCGGGTGATTACCGTGGGTAAACGCGGTGGCTGCCGGTCGACCCCGCAGGATTTCATCCACCGCCTGATGCTGCGTTATGCGCGCCAAGGCAAGTGTGTGGTGCGCCTCAAAGGCGGAGACCCGTGCATTTTCGGGCGCGGTGGTGAGGAGGCGATGTGGCTGCGTGAACGGGGTGTCGAGGTGGAGTTGGTCAACGGCATTACCGCAGGCCTGGCGGGCGCAACGAATTGCGCAGTGCCACTGACCTTGCGCGGGGTGAGTCGCGGCGTGACGCTGGTCACGGCGCATACCCAGGACGACAGCAGCCTGAATTGGCGTGCGCTGGCAGAAGGCGGGACCACCCTGGTGGTGTACATGGGCGTAGCGAAGCTGGAGGAAATCCGCCAGCAACTGCTCGACGGAGGAATGGCGGCGGATATGCCGGTGGCGATGATCGAGAATGCATCGCTGCCCCTGCAAAGGGAATGTCGCAGCGAGCTGTGGCGTCTGTACGAAGATGCGCAGGCATTTGCCTTGAAGAGCCCGGCTATCCTGGTAATCGGCCGTGTTGCAGCCCCAGGCCAGGTCGCTAGACTCGCCCAAGCCGCCAGCGCCTGAGGCAAATTGCAGGCGAAAAAAAGCCCGGCCTAAGCCGGGCTTTTTTCTACCACTCAGTAATTACTGAGCTTGAGCTTCAACCGACGCTTCTACGCGACGGTTAACAGCACGACCAGCTTCAGTTGCGTTGTCAGCAACTGGGCGGGATTCGCCGTAACCTACTGCGGTGATACGGCTAGGAGCAACGCCGTCTTTAACCAGGACTTGCTTAACAGCGTCAGCACGACGCTGGGACAGCTTCTGGTTGTAAGCGTCTGGACCTACGGAGTCAGTGTGACCAGCAACTTCTACGTTGGTAGCTGGGTACTGAGCCATGAAGTCGGCCAGGTTTTTCACGTCGCCGTAGCTGTTAGGCTTAACAACCGACTTGTCGAAGTCGAACTTAACGTCCAGCTCAACACGTACAACCTGAGCAACTGGAGCTTCTGGCTCTGGAGTTGGCTCTGGAGCTGGTGCTGGGGTAGGAGCTGGGGCAGCTGCGCCAGCGTTACCGCCGAAGTTCACGCCCAGGCCGACCAGTGCGGAGTAGTCCCACTTGCCGTTGTCCAGACCGTAGTCAGCTTCAACACCGGCACGAGCGTACAGGTTGTTGGTGAAGTAGTACTTCACGCCAGTACCAACGGTAGCGAAGGTAGTCTGGTCGCGACCGCTGTGGCCGTCAGCTTGAACGTTGGTACGGCTCTGGTGGCCGAAACCGCCTTCTACGTACGGACGCAGGCTGTCTACGCCAGCTTGACCGAAGTGATACTGGGCAACCAGGCTGCCGGTATCGCCTTTGATCTTCTGGTTACCAGTACCGTCGTTCGAACGGGTGTGGTTGGTTTTGTCGTAGGACAGGTTCAAGGACAGGTCGTCGGTCAGGAAGTAACCGATGCGAGCGCCAGGATTGAAGCCGTCTTCGATGTGCTTGACGCTATCGTTGTACTGCTTCTTGTAGAACAGCTCGCCTTCAACTGCGCCTTGGCCTTGTGCCAGAACGCCGAAAGAAGTAGCGGCAATAAGAGAACCAATGGCCAAGCCCAAGGTGTTTTTCAGTTTCATCCGTTAAATCCCCATCTGGTGATTGTAAAGCAGTCCCACAAACCGGGGGACAACTCGGCGACAAGTCTAACAGAACTTGCCTACACGTAAGAGATATTTGCCACGCACTAAGTTTCAGTCTCGCCCGCAAATTTCTCACGTAATTTATCAAGAGCACGTTTGTAACGCATTTTTGTAGCACTCAAACCCATGTGCATGATGTCAGCGATTTCCTGAAATTCCAGCTCTGCGACAAATCGTAGCACCAGAATTTCCCGGTCAATCGGGTTCACATACACCAACCAGCGATCAAGTCCGCCCTTCTCCTCGGGTGCCGGCGCCTTCTCTTCAGACGCCTCCTCGAGGGGGTCCAGACTCAACGCGTCCATCAAGCGACGCTTTCGCCGTTCCTTACGATACTGCGTGATGCACTCGTTGTACGTGATGCTGTATAGCCATGTCTTGAACTTCGATTTGCCCTCGAAGTTCTTCAGGCCGTACAGCACCTTGAGCATCACTTCCTGACAGACATCATCCGCATCTCTATCGTTCCCTAAATACCTTGAACAAACGTTGAACAGAGTGCGTTGATATCTGCGCATCAATTCTTCATACGCGCGAGTTACGTGAAACAGCTCCGTGTGCGAGCGCGCGACCAACTCCTCATCAGAGAGCTCACGGGGGTCATAGCGCGTGGACAGCGTTTGGGCTTTATTCAAAACAAGTCGTGCCGACAGTCAGGTCAATGTCCGCTACAGCCCGGTCAGCCGGGTTTGCGGCGGCGTACATTAGCAGGGTTTGCCGGATTAGCGGCTACTGACCTGCTGCTCAAGAAGAATCCGATTGGACAACGACACCAGGTCGCCGTCATCGGTCAGCACCGTCGTCTTGACTGTGCCGATCTCCTCGATTTGCCCTTCGACCTCGCCCACACGCACCTGTTGCCCAACCTGATACAACTCACGCACATAGACTCCCGCAAGAATCTGACCGGCAATTTCCCGGCTTCCCAAGCCCATGGCCAGCGCAACGGCCAGACCAACGGTAATCAAAACGATCACAATCACATGGTTGAGCAGGTCAGTCTTGACCTCCAACTGGCTGATCGCGACCGAAATACTGATGATAATGACCAAGCCCTGGGCGATCCGCCCCAGGCCCGCCGCATAGTCAAGCCCCACGCCTTCGGCGGCGCCGCGCACCAGCCCATTGGCCAGTTGCGCCAGCAAAACGCCTACCAGCAGCACCAGCGCGCCGCCGAAAACCTTCGGCAAATACAGCGCCAGCATGTCGAGCGTAGCTGAAACTCGCTCAAGTCCAAGGGATTGAGCCGCAGAAACCAGAAAAATCAGCAAAACGAACCAATAGACGATCTTGCCGATCAAGGTGGAGATCGGCACTTGCAGCCCGGCGCGACCCAGCAGCTTGGTCAGGCCAGTGCCGGCCATCAGACGATCAAGGCCCAGTTTTGCGAGCAATTTGGACAGCAGGGTGTCGAGCAGCTTGGCCACGACAAAGCCCAACAGTACCAGTACCAAGGCACCAAACAGGTTGGGAATGAAATTCGCCACCTTGGTCCACAATGCGGTCATCGCGGTGACCAGGCTCTGGGTCCAGAGATCAAGTTCCATATTCAATCAGCCTTATCAGCAGTGCGAGCAAGAGGTTTACGACGGGAAACCGGCGATACGTGGGCCGAACCGTTGTTCAGGGCCATCATCAACGCCGGCAGCCAGCGGCCGAGCAGACCGAACAGGTCACCCGCACCCACCTGGCGGTTGGCAGTTTTCAACACGCGGCCCAGGCAGGCATCGTCGTCGCGGTTGGACGGCGAGGCATTGAGCATGTCACGCAAAGACTGTTCGAACGGATCGTGCATAAAGACCTCTCGCAAGTGATTTAAAAGACGAGGGTAAAATTCTTGGGGTCACATAGGACCCTTCCTACGTTCAGGTCATATTCAGCTCAAACCCAGCGCAATCGTCGAAAAAGCCACCATTGTCCGAGTGCCACCGAGACCATCAACAGGCATGCCACCATGAATCCATAGGGGCTGGCGGAGAACGGAATACCGCCCACATTGATGCCCAGCAGACCGGTGAGAAAACTCATCGGCAGGAAGATTCCGGTGATGATCCCGAAGCGGTACATGGTGCGGTTCATGCGCACGCTCAAACGCCGGTCTTCGGCCTCCAGCACAAGCCCCACGCGCTCCCGGGTCAATTCGAGTTCTTCCAGGTAGCGGGTCAGGCTGTTGTTCAATTCGTTCCAGTAGTCGGCATCGTCATCACAGAACCACGGCAATTTGATCCGCGTGAGCTGGGCAAAAATATCCCGTTGCGGAGCGAGGAATCGCTTCAGCCCGGCCGCTCGTCGGCGGATCTGCAAAATGCTTCCGTGTTCCGGGGTATACCGTTCGTCGGTATCGAGTTTTTCTTCCTCGGCATCAACGATTTCAGACAGGTCGGAGACCAGATCCTGCACCTTATTGGTCAGGTACTGCGCCATATAAAGGATGAGTTCCGACGCGGTTTTCGGCCCTTTGCCGTCCGCCAACTGCACCAACAGCTCGTCAGTGGCGCGCAAGGGGCGCAGGCGCAGGGAAATCACACGGCTGGCAGCCGCAAAGATGCGCACCGAGACCATGTCTTCCGGCTCCGCACCGGGGTTTAGGTTGACCCCGCGCAGGAACAGCAGCAATTCCGAGTCCGGCAGCGGCAACAGGCGCGGACGGGTGTTTTCTTCCAACAACAGGTCACAGGCAAACTCGCTCAAGCCGCTGGATTTGCGCAGCCAGGTCTGGGTTTGCGGGTGGCTGCGATCCCAATGCAGCCACAGGCTCTCCTGGGGCTGCAGTTGCAAGTCGTCGAGTTCAGTCCGGGCAATCGAACGCGCACCGCCTTTACCGTCCAGCACCAGGGCATGCACCAGGCCCCATTGCGCGTTTTCTTCCTCGAACATCCTTGCTCCTGTCTTATTCGGGCATTTTCAGCGGGCTGGGGGAAACGATCACGCCATTGTTATCGGCATAGATGTATTCACCCGGACGAAAGGTCACACCCGCAAAAGTAACGACCACGTTCAGGTCGCCAATACCGCGTTTATCAGTCTTCATCGGATGGCTGGCCAAGGCCTGTACACCCAGATCGGTCTGGGCA
The genomic region above belongs to Pseudomonas azotoformans and contains:
- a CDS encoding bifunctional protein-serine/threonine kinase/phosphatase, yielding MSLQLSVAQASAIGPRAENQDALRVVTPVAELAASKGYLCAIADGVSQCADGGLAARSTLQALALDYYATPQTWGVAQALERLLLAQNRWLQANGGGQPLLTTLSALVFRGQRFTLAHVGDCRAYRWLAGQLQRITEDHVWEQPGMQHVLKRALGLDQHLVVDFLDGQLREGECFLLLSDGVWATLGDQSIQAILREQTDMQLAVNTLVTAAHLAGSQDNASALLIRIDTLGAATLGDALVQLRQWPLPPPLKAGQHFEGWQVESVLAQSRQSLLYRVRDAQQQPWLLKTLPLSRDDDHDAGQALLSEEWFLRRVAGRAFPEVHAGNGRQHLYYVMREYSGQTLAELFQQQGPLPLAQWQSIAERLLRAVGMLHRRQILHRDIKPENLLLGDDGELRVLDFGLAYCPGLSEDSDHALPGTPSFIAPEAFNGERPTTQQDLYSVGVTLYYLLTGHYPYGEIEAFQRPRFTQPVSASRYRPDVPDWLPLSLERAVAAQPAHRYETAEEWLRVLEQADRRELSIRPKPLLEREPLKVWRTLALLSLLINLVLLYSLFHR
- the cobA gene encoding uroporphyrinogen-III C-methyltransferase, whose translation is MNAKVWLVGAGPGDPELLTLKAVRALREADVVLIDDLVNPAVLEHCVEARVITVGKRGGCRSTPQDFIHRLMLRYARQGKCVVRLKGGDPCIFGRGGEEAMWLRERGVEVELVNGITAGLAGATNCAVPLTLRGVSRGVTLVTAHTQDDSSLNWRALAEGGTTLVVYMGVAKLEEIRQQLLDGGMAADMPVAMIENASLPLQRECRSELWRLYEDAQAFALKSPAILVIGRVAAPGQVARLAQAASA
- a CDS encoding OmpA family protein; the encoded protein is MKLKNTLGLAIGSLIAATSFGVLAQGQGAVEGELFYKKQYNDSVKHIEDGFNPGARIGYFLTDDLSLNLSYDKTNHTRSNDGTGNQKIKGDTGSLVAQYHFGQAGVDSLRPYVEGGFGHQSRTNVQADGHSGRDQTTFATVGTGVKYYFTNNLYARAGVEADYGLDNGKWDYSALVGLGVNFGGNAGAAAPAPTPAPAPEPTPEPEAPVAQVVRVELDVKFDFDKSVVKPNSYGDVKNLADFMAQYPATNVEVAGHTDSVGPDAYNQKLSQRRADAVKQVLVKDGVAPSRITAVGYGESRPVADNATEAGRAVNRRVEASVEAQAQ
- the sigX gene encoding RNA polymerase sigma factor SigX, translated to MNKAQTLSTRYDPRELSDEELVARSHTELFHVTRAYEELMRRYQRTLFNVCSRYLGNDRDADDVCQEVMLKVLYGLKNFEGKSKFKTWLYSITYNECITQYRKERRKRRLMDALSLDPLEEASEEKAPAPEEKGGLDRWLVYVNPIDREILVLRFVAELEFQEIADIMHMGLSATKMRYKRALDKLREKFAGETET
- a CDS encoding mechanosensitive ion channel family protein, producing the protein MELDLWTQSLVTAMTALWTKVANFIPNLFGALVLVLLGFVVAKLLDTLLSKLLAKLGLDRLMAGTGLTKLLGRAGLQVPISTLIGKIVYWFVLLIFLVSAAQSLGLERVSATLDMLALYLPKVFGGALVLLVGVLLAQLANGLVRGAAEGVGLDYAAGLGRIAQGLVIIISISVAISQLEVKTDLLNHVIVIVLITVGLAVALAMGLGSREIAGQILAGVYVRELYQVGQQVRVGEVEGQIEEIGTVKTTVLTDDGDLVSLSNRILLEQQVSSR
- a CDS encoding zinc transporter ZntB — its product is MFEEENAQWGLVHALVLDGKGGARSIARTELDDLQLQPQESLWLHWDRSHPQTQTWLRKSSGLSEFACDLLLEENTRPRLLPLPDSELLLFLRGVNLNPGAEPEDMVSVRIFAAASRVISLRLRPLRATDELLVQLADGKGPKTASELILYMAQYLTNKVQDLVSDLSEIVDAEEEKLDTDERYTPEHGSILQIRRRAAGLKRFLAPQRDIFAQLTRIKLPWFCDDDADYWNELNNSLTRYLEELELTRERVGLVLEAEDRRLSVRMNRTMYRFGIITGIFLPMSFLTGLLGINVGGIPFSASPYGFMVACLLMVSVALGQWWLFRRLRWV